ATGGGCGAAATCTACGTGAACGATGCGTTCGGAACGGCCCACCGCGCCCACGCTTCGACCGAAGGCATCACCCACTACGTGCCGACCGCCGTGGCCGGCTACCTTATCGAAAAGGAGCTGCGCTACCTCGGCACGGCACTCAACGATGCAAAACGACCGTTCGTGGCCATTCTCGGCGGCGCCAAGATTTCCGGCAAGATCGACGTGCTCGAACACCTGTTCGACAAGGTCGATACCGTGCTGGTAGGCGGCGCGATGGTCTTCACCTTTTTCAAGGCGCAGGGACTGCCGGTCGGCAACTCGCTGGTGGAAGACAACAAAATCGAGCTGGCCATCTCTCTGCTTGAAAAGGCCAAAGAGAAGGGCGTTCGCCTGATCCTTCCGGAAGATGTGGTGGTCGCTGCCGAAATCTCGGCTGACGCCGCCTCGCGAGTCGAACCGGTTACGACGATCTCGGACGGCATGAGCGGCCTCGACATCGGCCCGGCAACCATCGAAACCTACGCCAAAGAGATTCTCGGCGCCAAAACCGTGCTCTGGAACGGCCCGATGGGTGTGTTCGAAATCGACCAGTTCGCCAAAGGCACCTTCGCCGTCGCCCAGGCGCTTGCCGATGCAACCGATGCCGGCGCCATCACCATCATCGGCGGTGGAGACTCGGCGGCGGCCATCGCCAAAGCGGGTCTGTCCGACAAGGTGACCCACGTCTCGACCGGCGGCGGAGCCAGCCTCGAATTCCTCGAAGGCAAGGAGCTTCCCGGCATCGCGGCGCTGAACGATTAACCCCTGACGCGCATTGTTGGTGACGGAAGCAAATTCCGAACCGTACGAACAATCTTGGGCGCTTCTGAAAAACAGCTTGATGCAGAGCAACAGGTTTTCAGAAGCGCCCTCATTGCAAACTCTGCTGAATGACCCGATACGACCAGCCATACATGCCCGGCGGCTTTCAGGTAATGCCCCCGGCGATCAAGACCCTCATCATCGCCAACGTGGCGATCTTCCTGTTCCAGCAATCCCAGATCGGCCCGCTGCTTACGATCGTCGGCGCGCTCTGGCCCATCGGCTCCCACAACCTTCAGGGCTACTCGTTCCAGCTCTGGCAGCCGATCACCTATCTGTTCCTGCACGGAAGCTTCACCCATATCTTCTTCAACATGTTCGCCCTGTGGATGTTCGGAACGGAGATCGAGAACTACTGGGGCACGAAAACCTTCGTCACCTACTACTTCATCTGCGGGATCGGAGCGGCCTTCATCAACCTGCTGGCCACCATGGGCTCGCCCTATCCCACCATCGGCGCTTCGGGAGCCATTTTCGGCGTGCTGCTGGCCTTTGCCATGATGTTTCCCGACCGCTACATCTTCCTGTACTTCCTGCTTCCGATCAAGACTAAGTACTTTGTCGCCGGTTATGCCCTGATCGAATTCATGTCGGGCCTCGGTAACCGGACGATGGGCAGTGGCAGTGAAGTCGCCCACTTCGCGCATCTCGGCGGCATGCTCGTCGGCTTCATCTACATCACCATCAGGCGAAACGAGTGGACGCTCAAACGCTTGATGAAGAACGTTTCCCTCCCGAAAAAACCGAAAGGGCCGACGCTCTGGAAAGGGGGAAAAGGGAACGAAGAGGTTTCGGAAGCCGAAATCGACCGGATTCTCGACAAGATTTCGAGCAGAGGCTACGAATCCCTGACGGAGGAAGAAAAACGCAAGCTTCTCAACGCAGGCAAACGCTGACCCGCCGGCAGCGGCTGCCTGAGAAATCGGCACGAGCAGACCATGAAACAGAAGAAAGAGAACCGCTTTTTCGAGCGTGCCCGCCAAAAGGCCGAAGAAACCATTCGTGACCCTGAAAAGCTCAGGGGCGTCATCGATTCGGCTGTGCAGATGGCCTCGAATCCCGGTGCTTCATCGAAGTTCAGCGAGCTTTCTGACAAGTTCCAGACGCTGATCCGGCTTGTACGCGCCTACCTGAGCCGTGAATACCACATCGTTCCCTGGCAGACGCTCATCCTTGCCGTCACGGCCCTCATCTACTTCGTGAACCCCTTCGATCTGATAACCGACTTCATTCCGCTGGTCGGCTTCATCGACGACGCCGCCGTGCTCACCGCCGTACTCGCCTCGATCAACCACGATCTCAACGCCTTCCTCGAATGGGAAAAGGGCAGTTCCACCGGAGAAGATGAACCGATGCCAAAAGTGGTCGATGCGGACTACGAAGAGGTGGAGGAAGAGGAACCGGAGAGCGCTTCGGAAACAGCCGAGACGATTTCTGACGAAGCCGAGAAAGCGTAAAACAACGCCTGACAGCGGCGTTTCGAACCAACCGAACCCGGTCGAACCATGCGGCAATCCGCTCTGATCCATCCCATCAAGGCCGACATCACCACGTTGAAGGTCGACGCTATCGTCAACGCGGCCAATTCGAGTCTGCTCGGTGGTGGCGGAGTCGATGGAGCGATCCATCGCGCCGCAGGCCCGGAGCTGCTCGAAGCGTGCCGTGCACTTGGCGGATGCCCGACCGGCGAGGCGAGGATCACGAAGGGCTATCGACTGCCCGCCAGCTATGTCATCCACACCGTTGGCCCGGTCTGGCATGGCGACAGCCACAACGAAGCCGAGCTGCTCACCTCCTGTTACCGCAACGCCCTGAAACTTGCCATCGAGCACCAGTGCCACACCATTGCATTCCCCTCCATCAGCACCGGAGCGTATGGCTTCCCCATCGAACAGGCCGCCGCCATCGCAACGGCAACCGTGCACGAAGTTCTGGCGGAAGAAACCACCATCGATGAGGTGCTCTTCTGCTGCTTTTCCGACCGCGATCTGGAGGTTTATCGCCAAGCCCTCGCAGAGCGGTAAGCGCCCGTCAAGAGCAGAAAAACAAAACCCCCGACTTGAATCGGGGGAATTAATGCTTTGCTTGTCCTCCGCTGTTTACGGAGTATTCGGTCCATTGGGAGAGTCCAGACCGCTGCCATCCGAAATACCGTCGCCAGACTGAGGTGCAGAACCGAAGGGGCCGCTGGGGTCGGAAGCAGGATCGCCGGGCGGATCATCGTTCTGATCACCGATAGTCAACACCTCGCCCGTATTCGGATTCGGAATTGCGATCCCGCCGCCAGCCATCGCCGACGAAACTCCGGCAAGGCTAAACAGCGCGACAATACCGACCACGATGAATCGTTTCATGACTTTCTCCTTTTTTGGGGTTACCGATACCGAGTGCTTTTCAAGCATTCAGCATAGGTAAGTTAGGCAATGAAAACGATTGGGAGAAGAGGGGAATTATATCCGCTGATATTTGCAATACAACACTTTTCTTGCACTAAAAACGCAAGAGTTCTGAACGGGTTTTTGCACTATAAAACCCTGGTGCTTCTCAGAAAATACCGGCTACAAAGTCCCCTGACCACTTTTATTCATTGATAATTAATCCGATAAAGAGCAGAAAAAGAACCACGGATGAGTCAACAATTACCCGTCACCCCTCCCGCTCAAAACAGGCAACCGTCTCGATGTGATTCGTTTGCGGGAACATGTCAACCGGCTGGGCTGACGTCATCCGGTAGCCTCGGGCGGCGATCTCTTTGCCGTCGCGGGCGAGGTTGTCGGGGTTGCAGCTTACGTAGACGATGCGCTCGGGCTGAAGCTTGAGCATGGTGTCGAGCGCTTTGGGGTGCATTCCGGCGCGCGGGGGGTCGGTGACGATGATGCGGGGTTTGGCGTAGGGTTCGAGCGCCTCCTGCATGGCATGGAAGTTCTTGAGATCGGCCTGGAAGAAGACCGTGTTCGAGAGGCCGTTCAGCTCTGCGTTCATCTGCGCATCGCGGACGGCGCTTTCGACCACTTCGATGCCGATCGCCTGCTTGCAGTGGCGGGCGAGGTAGAGCGTGATGGTGCCGGTGCCGCAGTAGAGGTCGTAAACGGTGTCCTCCGGCGTGATGCTGCCGACGGCGATGATCTGGTCGTAGAGCGTTTCGGCCTGGCGGGTGTTGGTCTGGAAGAAGGAGTTGGCCGAAATCCTGAAGTCGAGGTCACCGAGCCGTTCGGTGACGTAGCCGTCGCCGCTGATGACGTACTCCTGCTCTCCGGTGGCGACGGTGTTTTTACGCGTGGTGACGTTGTTGAGCAGGGTCATCTGCTGCTCCGGCATGGCCACTTCGAGCCGCTCCTTCAGCGCTTGCATGAGCTCCGCGTCATGCCACGAGGTGACGATGTTGACCATGAGCTGGTCATGGCGCTCGCTGTAGCGGAGCATGAGGTTGCGCAGGTAGCCTTCGTGTGCCTTGGCCGCATAGGGCGCGAGGCCGCGTTCGAGGGCGAAGTCACGCACGACGTTCAGCACCCGATTCATGCACTCTTTGGCGAGGTAGCAGGTGTCGAGGTCGAGCACCTTTTCGAAGTTGCCCGGCGCGTGGAAGCCGAGGGCGAAGGTTTTGGGCTTCGACAGCTCGTCGCTATCGATCTCGCTTTGGAGCAGGTAGCGCATGTTGGAGCAGGAGAACTCCACCTTGTTGC
This portion of the Chlorobaculum parvum NCIB 8327 genome encodes:
- a CDS encoding phosphoglycerate kinase yields the protein MQKKTLSDISLQGKRVLMRVDFNVPLDQDRNITDDKRIVGALPSIRKVIEEGGRLILMSHLGRPKGKVNPAFSLAPAAKRLSELLGMPVTMANDCIGTEVMQEVLALQDGEVMMLENLRFHPEEEANDPDFARELASMGEIYVNDAFGTAHRAHASTEGITHYVPTAVAGYLIEKELRYLGTALNDAKRPFVAILGGAKISGKIDVLEHLFDKVDTVLVGGAMVFTFFKAQGLPVGNSLVEDNKIELAISLLEKAKEKGVRLILPEDVVVAAEISADAASRVEPVTTISDGMSGLDIGPATIETYAKEILGAKTVLWNGPMGVFEIDQFAKGTFAVAQALADATDAGAITIIGGGDSAAAIAKAGLSDKVTHVSTGGGASLEFLEGKELPGIAALND
- a CDS encoding rhomboid family intramembrane serine protease encodes the protein MTRYDQPYMPGGFQVMPPAIKTLIIANVAIFLFQQSQIGPLLTIVGALWPIGSHNLQGYSFQLWQPITYLFLHGSFTHIFFNMFALWMFGTEIENYWGTKTFVTYYFICGIGAAFINLLATMGSPYPTIGASGAIFGVLLAFAMMFPDRYIFLYFLLPIKTKYFVAGYALIEFMSGLGNRTMGSGSEVAHFAHLGGMLVGFIYITIRRNEWTLKRLMKNVSLPKKPKGPTLWKGGKGNEEVSEAEIDRILDKISSRGYESLTEEEKRKLLNAGKR
- a CDS encoding YkvA family protein codes for the protein MKQKKENRFFERARQKAEETIRDPEKLRGVIDSAVQMASNPGASSKFSELSDKFQTLIRLVRAYLSREYHIVPWQTLILAVTALIYFVNPFDLITDFIPLVGFIDDAAVLTAVLASINHDLNAFLEWEKGSSTGEDEPMPKVVDADYEEVEEEEPESASETAETISDEAEKA
- a CDS encoding O-acetyl-ADP-ribose deacetylase; this translates as MRQSALIHPIKADITTLKVDAIVNAANSSLLGGGGVDGAIHRAAGPELLEACRALGGCPTGEARITKGYRLPASYVIHTVGPVWHGDSHNEAELLTSCYRNALKLAIEHQCHTIAFPSISTGAYGFPIEQAAAIATATVHEVLAEETTIDEVLFCCFSDRDLEVYRQALAER
- the rlmD gene encoding 23S rRNA (uracil(1939)-C(5))-methyltransferase RlmD → MEQQEIRYRKGDIIELTIIDHAERDKCFGKTAEGMGVMVSGILAPGDRVSAQVYKVKSRYLEARAIEVLSPSPDRVEPVCPVFGSCGGCKWMHVGYEAQLRYKHKKVTDSLVHIGGFENPDVLPVLAAPDALHYRNKVEFSCSNMRYLLQSEIDSDELSKPKTFALGFHAPGNFEKVLDLDTCYLAKECMNRVLNVVRDFALERGLAPYAAKAHEGYLRNLMLRYSERHDQLMVNIVTSWHDAELMQALKERLEVAMPEQQMTLLNNVTTRKNTVATGEQEYVISGDGYVTERLGDLDFRISANSFFQTNTRQAETLYDQIIAVGSITPEDTVYDLYCGTGTITLYLARHCKQAIGIEVVESAVRDAQMNAELNGLSNTVFFQADLKNFHAMQEALEPYAKPRIIVTDPPRAGMHPKALDTMLKLQPERIVYVSCNPDNLARDGKEIAARGYRMTSAQPVDMFPQTNHIETVACFEREG